The following nucleotide sequence is from Synchiropus splendidus isolate RoL2022-P1 chromosome 1, RoL_Sspl_1.0, whole genome shotgun sequence.
TGTTCATGTGACTCTCAGGAGGACCTGCAGGTGGCACTCTCACAAGGCAGGAGGTTAATGGAGTGCATAAACGAGCCGTTGCAGACAGACCCCGAATACAACATGACCCATGATGAATTGGAGAACCTGGTCACTGTTCAGAGGTGAAGCCCCCCGACTCCAACTTTCCTTTCCTCTGGCATCTGCTCTTTTTCCCCTCTTTATTCTCTTgaatcttcctcctcctccttattATCACTGTATTGGCCTTTCTTTTTTGAATTAGACTCATGGGTCAGTTGGATGAGACTGAGACGGCGTTTGACGATTTTTGGGAACGTCACCACACCAAGCTGGAGCAGTGTTTACAACTCCGACACTTTGAGCAACACTTCCGTGAAGTAAGCTCCTCCCTTTTTTTTGTTCGGTGGCGggtgtcattttatttctgaacaTAATGTGTGATGTCACATCATGACTGAAAGAATCGTCCTTGCAGGTTCGCGCTCAACTGGACTTGACGTCCGATCGACTGTCTGGCTTCTCTGAGGTCAGTGTAAGTCCAGCCCACGCTGAACATGTCCTCCGAGAACTTGGCGGCCAAGAGGAGAAGGCTTGTGTAAGATACATACAAAAGTGGAGCTGGGAAACATGACAAAATTGTAAACACAAAGACATTTGTCTACTATGTTTTCAGGACGTGTTGGACTTCGCTCTGTCCCTCGCGAGTGAAGGAGACAGACTGATAGAGAATGCTCACTACGCCGAAGATTCGATCAGGCCAAAGTGTAGCGAGCTGAGAGGAGTGTGTGAGGAGATCAGCGCCACTTTGAGGTCAAAGAAGAGCCTGCTGCTGAAAGCTATGGAGCTCCACCAAGCTCTGGAAAAGGTTTCATAAGCTTCACCAACAATtgtcatgtaaaaatgaaatgcttAAAACTGCAAAAACTTGTATTGTATTCCAAGGCCTCCTGCTGGTGCGAGGAGGGCATCTTCCTTCTAGCCAGCCAGCCAGTTGACCGCTGCCAGTCTCAGGAtggagctgaagctgctctgcaggagctggagaggTACCTGGACACAGCAGCGCAGCACATTCTGGCTGACTGCAGCGCCATCTGCTGCCAGTATGAGGCAGTGCTCACTCCTCAGCTCAAGGTACAACAAAATGTGCTGTTGGTAGCAAATTTCTTCGACTTGAACACCGTCTATATCCCCTaacaggagcaggtggagaaaaTGTTCCACAAGCAAACGTCTGTTCAGGAAATGTTCGAGAAGCGTCGCATCAGCCTGAAGAAGCTGGCCGCCAAGcagacacgacccgtgcagccAGTGGCACCGAGACCAGAGGTGAAGTCTCCTCAGACGTCTCCAAGTGAGTCCGCCCACTTTCATCTGAAAAGCAGATTAAGTTCATGACGCTCTTACAAATAACCCTTGCCTTCTCTCGTCGTGGCCTCAGACcagcagaggaaggagaggaggtaCTCAGCTGACCATGTGATTTGCAAGAAGGTGAGCCCATCgtcctgtcaacatttttagcTTTTTGAACTTGGCTTTGCACAAGGACCATTTACACACCCAAACTTTTTGAGTCCACCTAATAATCGCATGAGAGTAACGCAGATTGACATTGAATTTATCAATCAAACATATCAGTCATATACATTGACAAAAATTGTAGTGATTTTGAGTTTAGTTAGATTGTATTCCTTTCAGTCCAAACTGTGCTGGAGGCGAATGAAAACTGGACTGAACAAGTGTCACACTAAATAATGAAATGGttcaagagaaaagaaaaaaaacccaccttCAAATCTCTTCGTCACTCCTGTCTGATTGCTCTTGTTTGACACACTGGATAAACATGACAGCTAACATCTGAGAAGTAGGTAAACATagcgtcttcctcctctttagCATTGTTGATGTATAAACTGTCCATATCCAACAGTGCAATAGGGTCTTTCTGTCCCACAGCTTGTGACTGGTTTCAGTAGTTGAAGTAACTAGgcttacttcctgttttggggaagccatcttggattgcgtactcAGGGTGGTGAGGATTCCCTGACTTTCCTACATGAAGGTCCAACATCAGGTGCTGTCACCACAGAGGCGTAACTGGAAATTTCCCAGTTCCCACCTCAACTGGAGCACATCCGCGAGGCCTTTAAACCACACCACCTTACTGAGCAGGCCTCCACAACCGCGaggttttcatgtttcaaagCTTGATGCCAGAGTCCACAAGATGGACCcagttctatttttttaattgatataATTCCAGATGAGAGAGTTATTAATcaataacacaaataaataccTTACAGTTCCTGCATTTCTTCTATGCTGTTTCTAGTCGGAATCTCCTGTACAAAATGGTGGCACCAGACATGCgtctctctctgaagaggaggaaaaccTGGCAGTGCTGCGGCGGTCAGTGTCAAAAGTCATCTGCGCCGACAGACAGAAGACGAGGTCATGTCTTTGATCCTGTGCATCTGTGTTCCCAGACATGTGATGAACGAGCTCCTGGAGACAGAGCGGGCGTACGTGGAGGAGCTACTCTGTGTCTTGGAGGTGAGAGATGATGCAGACAGTCGCAGagccactcatcaccagtcagAGATTTGAATGTGGATCATCTGCAGGGATACTTGGCTGAGATGGACAACCCCGCGATGACGCACCTCATCCCCGGTAACCTCCACAGCAAGAAGGACGTGCTGTTTGGAAACATGTCGGAAATTTACCAGTTTCACAAAAGGTTCGGTTGTTTGCTATTTGGAAATAATCAGCAGGATTATTGTACTTGTGTCTTCATTTGCTCTCTGGTTTCTTGCAGGACATTTCTAAAAGAGCTGGAGGCCTATACGGATTGTCCTGAACTGGTGGGGCGCTGTTTTTTAGAGAGAGTAAGTAAGCCCCTCTACTTCCTTATCGTACTGTTCCATGATGGCGTGGAAGAAGCGACGATGACTGCAGATGCGGTCTATAATCCAAGATAGTTGCTGGAGGTCACCATAGGTGGTCCAGAGCTGATGACCCTAGCCTACCTCTCGTccaactcttcctcctctatAGATGACTGCATGTATTTTACTTTATTGAATTGTTATCTGACGTTGTTGGGTTTTCCTGCCATtgaacttgtttgttttgtgtgcagATGAAGGACCTACAGATCTATGAGGCATATTGCCAGAATAAACCTCGCTCAGAGAGCTTGTGGAGACAGTTCTCTGACTGTGCCTTCTTCCAGGTCAGTTTGTGCTAGCATGTTCTCCTTCTGGGTCGTTTGTTTGACACCAGCTTGTGTGTCCATTATTCGTCCCAGGAATGCCAGAAGAAGCTTGAACATAAACTTGGGCTGGACTCCTACCTCTTGAAACCCGTCCAGAGAATCACCAAATACCAGCTGCTGCTCAAGGTCTGACCGCTTATTCTGAATGAGACTCATCCCGGAGACTCACAGCGTTtctctgcaggagctgctgaagtACAGTAAGAGCTGCGATGGCTGCGATGACCTTCAGGAGGCGCTGTCCTCTATCTTGGGGATCTTGAAAGCTGTAAACGACTCCATGCACCTCATCGCCATCACAGGATATGAGGTTGGACACTTGGGATTGGCTCGTTTTTCCGGTTAACTCCACTGATATTCTGCTTCGACCCTCCTCCAGGGGAACCTGTCAGATTTGGGTCGCCTGTTGATGCAGGGCTCCTTCAGTGTATGGACCGAGCATAAGAAGGGCCACGCCAAGGTGAAGGACCTGGCTCGCTTCAAACCCATGCAGCGGCACCTCTTCCTGCACGAGAAAGCCTTGCTGTTCTGCAAGAAGAGGGAAGAGAACGGAGAAGGATACGAGAAGGCACCGTCATATAGTTTCAAACACTCGCTCAGCGTACGTTTGGCAGAGAGGAGCGCCGCCACGCCTCTTGGATATATAGAGTTCATTGTTTGTTCTCCTGACAGATGAGCGCGGTGGGAATCACAGAGAGCGCTAAAGGGGACAACAAGAAGTTCGAGATCTGGTGCAACTCCAGAGACGAGGTTTTTATAGTTCAGGTAAGTTAGCGCAACAACACGCTGCTCAGTATTTAGGGCAAAATGTTTAGAAGCAATATTCTTTGCAGTTATATTCAGCAGAGATTTTTACttgatttcaaaatattttttcccaTTTCTCACAGGCGCCAACACCTGAAATCAAAACGTCATGGGTGAATGAAATTCGAAAggtgctgactcagcaactGAAAGCCTGCAGAGGTAACACAGGCTGGCCATCACTAGCTTTGCCGAGAGGTTTAAGAAGCCTTGCATTGTAGAATTGAACTCTTGATGTATGACACTGACGGTTAGCGCTACAGAAGCGACTCATCTAGATGTTTAAAATGCTGGATACTTAAGTGTTTAAATTAGAATGATTGCATTGCTGGATGTCTCTCCAGACGCCACCCAACAGAAGACGACTGACTCACCCAGCTCCACCAGCAACTCCGTCTCCCTCAGGTGTGATGCTGAAGACGTTGACACTTGCACCTCAGGTGACTCACGCCTTCTGCTTGTTTACTTTCAGTCCATTTCGGAGCAACGTCCAGAAGAACCAGAAGAAACAGGTGCAGGAGGAAAAGAAGGTGGAGCCAGGTCCAGTCCCAGACACGAACCCAGCCCCTTCCACCAAACACAAAGGTAAATGCCTCATTGTATTTGTGTGAAGCCGGACTTCAGCATCCCTCTAATCTGGAGtcttcttttctcttcatcGCCCCTGGTTGCTCCGTCATCACTCCCTCTATCCTcgcatttttttctgttccaaCCTTAATCCATCGTTTCCAGATGAGCCGCTGACCAGTCCCACCACTGACCGCTCATCAGTGGCTAAAAAACGTTTTACTTTCAGTAACCTCAAGAGTCCCAAAGGTAAAGAACGGTTAGCTATGAAGCACCACTTGTGCCTTTAAGATCTTACTCCATTTTCCCTTGTGTTGCTTGATATGATGACATAAGAAATGCGCCTCTACTAAGAGGAATTTGGGCGTTATCTCTTTGGTTTGGTTCTACTATTCTTtcctctgtttttctcttctcttctgttcttCTTCCGTTCACCGTCAGGCTCGGCCATGAGCCCCGAGCACACCTCCAAACGCCTCTCGGTCAAGAGTGACCCCACTCCATTTGGGTTCAAAGGTACATGGCGTCACCATGTGTGATTGTTGTTTTCATCAACATTGAGCGCACATGTGTTGGCTCAGCCTTTCACTTCACACACATCGCTTCCTTCATCTGTACCAAAGCACCAGCATCATCTGCTTCAACAGCAAACTGTACATTTCATTTCCACATCCCAAGTGTTTACATTCTTCCTCAATTCCGGAAGTCAGTCTGAGTTTGGTGACCACCCTCATTCTATAGCTTTCTTCCCCATAGCTGCAGCTCTTCCGCTTTTGACTGGTGCAGAGCATCTGGAGAGCTAAACCTTTTTGGAACGTCAGTCTATTGTTCTGACAATGACGAGTAACATGCCGCATTGCTGCTGTTCACTTGTGTCTAGACTCCCGGGGTCATGTGACTCTGAACAGAGTCAGGTGGACAAGCTCGTCCAGTCTGCtgcagagcaaacgcagaggtACCCTGAGGtggtgtggtcatgtgactggaggtcaaatggatttgttttttcacaCTCGAAATTAGGGTTGGGAcctaataataattttaatcaaTTAGAGGTATagatgaaaattattttttatgtttgattccTTGCATTGATACTTGTCTCAGCTCGACCAAAAAAATACCCACCTCTGCTTTAGTCTCCACTTTTAGTTACCTCAtccatcttcacctccatcacaCCTGCTCTCATGTTTGGGTCCATCCTGAAGACAAACTCGAACTTCTGCGTGTTTGGTGTGTTGGAGTGTTGCTGTGCAAGAATGTACATGCGCCTTTACAAAAGTCTCTGTGTTAGTTCGACCTTCATGTCCTTTTTAAGGCTGAATTTAgagttttcttcttctcacctCCATGTGGGCTTTATATTGCTCCTCAAAGTAGCTCTGGTGGGTCAGTACTTGAAGTGAGTTACATCTCGCTTAAGGAGCTGTCACATACACGTTGAGACTCTGCTACTGACTGACAGACTCCATTAACACCTGATGTcactctcttcctgctgctcctcggACCACCAGGCTGGAGCAAGACCTCGCTTTCTGTCGATGCCTCAGAGGACCAGGATGGTTACTCCAGTGGCGAGGAGCCCCTGAACTCTGACCTGGAGGATGACATCGGGAGGAAACTGGTGAGAGTTATTTTCTATTTCACTTGCCTCTGCAC
It contains:
- the mcf2la gene encoding guanine nucleotide exchange factor DBS isoform X2 gives rise to the protein MALNRVSQLCHDITRLWLHLKMLTDEIMQRGVGPLCAAEIGSELQKQFAILPGGRGLNGSPVIIFPEFPSFNELDEEELENVLNYLSSVPSVAASDVGFILVIDRRQDRWAAVRATLLRIAGSFPRNLNLVLVLRPSTLFQRTLSDFFFKYNKDEFKMKVVMLSSVTELHAYIDPGQLTTDLGGSQEYCHESWISHRTAIEAFALMVKTTAQTLQAFGTELAETELPNDADATIDLLHLHTLKKDRMKEDLQVALSQGRRLMECINEPLQTDPEYNMTHDELENLVTVQRLMGQLDETETAFDDFWERHHTKLEQCLQLRHFEQHFREVRAQLDLTSDRLSGFSEVSVSPAHAEHVLRELGGQEEKACDVLDFALSLASEGDRLIENAHYAEDSIRPKCSELRGVCEEISATLRSKKSLLLKAMELHQALEKASCWCEEGIFLLASQPVDRCQSQDGAEAALQELERYLDTAAQHILADCSAICCQYEAVLTPQLKEQVEKMFHKQTSVQEMFEKRRISLKKLAAKQTRPVQPVAPRPEVKSPQTSPNQQRKERRYSADHVICKKSESPVQNGGTRHASLSEEEENLAVLRRHVMNELLETERAYVEELLCVLEGYLAEMDNPAMTHLIPGNLHSKKDVLFGNMSEIYQFHKRTFLKELEAYTDCPELVGRCFLERMKDLQIYEAYCQNKPRSESLWRQFSDCAFFQECQKKLEHKLGLDSYLLKPVQRITKYQLLLKELLKYSKSCDGCDDLQEALSSILGILKAVNDSMHLIAITGYEGNLSDLGRLLMQGSFSVWTEHKKGHAKVKDLARFKPMQRHLFLHEKALLFCKKREENGEGYEKAPSYSFKHSLSMSAVGITESAKGDNKKFEIWCNSRDEVFIVQAPTPEIKTSWVNEIRKVLTQQLKACRDATQQKTTDSPSSTSNSVSLSPFRSNVQKNQKKQVQEEKKVEPGPVPDTNPAPSTKHKGSAMSPEHTSKRLSVKSDPTPFGFKGWSKTSLSVDASEDQDGYSSGEEPLNSDLEDDIGRKLAPGRYTVVADCEKVGPQELSVKSGDVVQLIREGEDGQWLVKNLHSSKEGWVAAANLLSFISESKSSQSLSSSDDSVSGNLSTSSSCSETYTSYSDIKP
- the mcf2la gene encoding guanine nucleotide exchange factor DBS isoform X5, producing MSVRTHQGRSRMRKCSAGSFVCISLMEMQSYYTYSMCCQLLHNEIMQRGVGPLCAAEIGSELQKQFAILPGGRGLNGSPVIIFPEFPSFNELDEEELENVLNYLSSVPSVAASDVGFILVIDRRQDRWAAVRATLLRIAGSFPRNLNLVLVLRPSTLFQRTLSDFFFKYNKDEFKMKVVMLSSVTELHAYIDPGQLTTDLGGSQEYCHESWISHRTAIEAFALMVKTTAQTLQAFGTELAETELPNDADATIDLLHLHTLKKDRMKEDLQVALSQGRRLMECINEPLQTDPEYNMTHDELENLVTVQRLMGQLDETETAFDDFWERHHTKLEQCLQLRHFEQHFREVRAQLDLTSDRLSGFSEVSVSPAHAEHVLRELGGQEEKACDVLDFALSLASEGDRLIENAHYAEDSIRPKCSELRGVCEEISATLRSKKSLLLKAMELHQALEKASCWCEEGIFLLASQPVDRCQSQDGAEAALQELERYLDTAAQHILADCSAICCQYEAVLTPQLKEQVEKMFHKQTSVQEMFEKRRISLKKLAAKQTRPVQPVAPRPEVKSPQTSPNQQRKERRYSADHVICKKSESPVQNGGTRHASLSEEEENLAVLRRHVMNELLETERAYVEELLCVLEGYLAEMDNPAMTHLIPGNLHSKKDVLFGNMSEIYQFHKRTFLKELEAYTDCPELVGRCFLERMKDLQIYEAYCQNKPRSESLWRQFSDCAFFQECQKKLEHKLGLDSYLLKPVQRITKYQLLLKELLKYSKSCDGCDDLQEALSSILGILKAVNDSMHLIAITGYEGNLSDLGRLLMQGSFSVWTEHKKGHAKVKDLARFKPMQRHLFLHEKALLFCKKREENGEGYEKAPSYSFKHSLSMSAVGITESAKGDNKKFEIWCNSRDEVFIVQAPTPEIKTSWVNEIRKVLTQQLKACRDATQQKTTDSPSSTSNSVSLSPFRSNVQKNQKKQVQEEKKVEPGPVPDTNPAPSTKHKDEPLTSPTTDRSSVAKKRFTFSNLKSPKGSAMSPEHTSKRLSVKSDPTPFGFKGWSKTSLSVDASEDQDGYSSGEEPLNSDLEDDIGRKLAPGRYTVVADCEKVGPQELSVKSGDVVQLIREGEDGQWLVKNLHSSKEGWVAAANLLSFISESKSSQSLSSSDDSVSGNLSTSSSCSETYTSYSDIKP
- the mcf2la gene encoding guanine nucleotide exchange factor DBS isoform X6, with the protein product MALNRVSQLCHDITRLWLHLKMLTDEIMQRGVGPLCAAEIGSELQKQFAILPGGRGLNGSPVIIFPEFPSFNELDEEELENVLNYLSSVPSVAASDVGFILVIDRRQDRWAAVRATLLRIAGSFPRNLNLVLVLRPSTLFQRTLSDFFFKYNKDEFKMKVVMLSSVTELHAYIDPGQLTTDLGGSQEYCHESWISHRTAIEAFALMVKTTAQTLQAFGTELAETELPNDADATIDLLHLHTLKKDRMKEDLQVALSQGRRLMECINEPLQTDPEYNMTHDELENLVTVQRLMGQLDETETAFDDFWERHHTKLEQCLQLRHFEQHFREVRAQLDLTSDRLSGFSEVSVSPAHAEHVLRELGGQEEKACDVLDFALSLASEGDRLIENAHYAEDSIRPKCSELRGVCEEISATLRSKKSLLLKAMELHQALEKASCWCEEGIFLLASQPVDRCQSQDGAEAALQELERYLDTAAQHILADCSAICCQYEAVLTPQLKEQVEKMFHKQTSVQEMFEKRRISLKKLAAKQTRPVQPVAPRPEVKSPQTSPNQQRKERRYSADHVICKKSESPVQNGGTRHASLSEEEENLAVLRRHVMNELLETERAYVEELLCVLEGYLAEMDNPAMTHLIPGNLHSKKDVLFGNMSEIYQFHKRTFLKELEAYTDCPELVGRCFLERMKDLQIYEAYCQNKPRSESLWRQFSDCAFFQECQKKLEHKLGLDSYLLKPVQRITKYQLLLKELLKYSKSCDGCDDLQEALSSILGILKAVNDSMHLIAITGYEGNLSDLGRLLMQGSFSVWTEHKKGHAKVKDLARFKPMQRHLFLHEKALLFCKKREENGEGYEKAPSYSFKHSLSMSAVGITESAKGDNKKFEIWCNSRDEVFIVQAPTPEIKTSWVNEIRKVLTQQLKACRDATQQKTTDSPSSTSNSVSLSPFRSNVQKNQKKQVQEEKKVEPGPVPDTNPAPSTKHKDEPLTSPTTDRSSVAKKRFTFSNLKSPKGSAMSPEHTSKRLSVKSDPTPFGFKDSRGHVTLNRVRWTSSSSLLQSKRRGWSKTSLSVDASEDQDGYSSGEEPLNSDLEDDIGRKLAPGRYTVVADCEKVGPQELSVKSGDVVQLIREGEDGQWLVKNLHSSKEGWVAAANLLSFISESKSSQSLSSSDDSVSGNLSTSSSCSETYTSYSDIKP
- the mcf2la gene encoding guanine nucleotide exchange factor DBS isoform X1; the protein is MALNRVSQLCHDITRLWLHLKMLTDEIMQRGVGPLCAAEIGSELQKQFAILPGGRGLNGSPVIIFPEFPSFNELDEEELENVLNYLSSVPSVAASDVGFILVIDRRQDRWAAVRATLLRIAGSFPRNLNLVLVLRPSTLFQRTLSDFFFKYNKDEFKMKVVMLSSVTELHAYIDPGQLTTDLGGSQEYCHESWISHRTAIEAFALMVKTTAQTLQAFGTELAETELPNDADATIDLLHLHTLKKDRMKEDLQVALSQGRRLMECINEPLQTDPEYNMTHDELENLVTVQRLMGQLDETETAFDDFWERHHTKLEQCLQLRHFEQHFREVRAQLDLTSDRLSGFSEVSVSPAHAEHVLRELGGQEEKACDVLDFALSLASEGDRLIENAHYAEDSIRPKCSELRGVCEEISATLRSKKSLLLKAMELHQALEKASCWCEEGIFLLASQPVDRCQSQDGAEAALQELERYLDTAAQHILADCSAICCQYEAVLTPQLKEQVEKMFHKQTSVQEMFEKRRISLKKLAAKQTRPVQPVAPRPEVKSPQTSPNQQRKERRYSADHVICKKSESPVQNGGTRHASLSEEEENLAVLRRHVMNELLETERAYVEELLCVLEGYLAEMDNPAMTHLIPGNLHSKKDVLFGNMSEIYQFHKRTFLKELEAYTDCPELVGRCFLERMKDLQIYEAYCQNKPRSESLWRQFSDCAFFQECQKKLEHKLGLDSYLLKPVQRITKYQLLLKELLKYSKSCDGCDDLQEALSSILGILKAVNDSMHLIAITGYEGNLSDLGRLLMQGSFSVWTEHKKGHAKVKDLARFKPMQRHLFLHEKALLFCKKREENGEGYEKAPSYSFKHSLSMSAVGITESAKGDNKKFEIWCNSRDEVFIVQAPTPEIKTSWVNEIRKVLTQQLKACRDATQQKTTDSPSSTSNSVSLSPFRSNVQKNQKKQVQEEKKVEPGPVPDTNPAPSTKHKDEPLTSPTTDRSSVAKKRFTFSNLKSPKGSAMSPEHTSKRLSVKSDPTPFGFKGWSKTSLSVDASEDQDGYSSGEEPLNSDLEDDIGRKLAPGRYTVVADCEKVGPQELSVKSGDVVQLIREGEDGQWLVKNLHSSKEGWVAAANLLSFISESKSSQSLSSSDDSVSGNLSTSSSCSETYTSYSDIKP
- the mcf2la gene encoding guanine nucleotide exchange factor DBS isoform X3; this translates as MALNRVSQLCHDITRLWLHLKMLTDEIMQRGVGPLCAAEIGSELQKQFAILPGGRGLNGSPVIIFPEFPSFNELDEEELENVLNYLSSVPSVAASDVGFILVIDRRQDRWAAVRATLLRIAGSFPRNLNLVLVLRPSTLFQRTLSDFFFKYNKDEFKMKVVMLSSVTELHAYIDPGQLTTDLGGSQEYCHESWISHRTAIEAFALMVKTTAQTLQAFGTELAETELPNDADATIDLLHLHTLKKDRMKEDLQVALSQGRRLMECINEPLQTDPEYNMTHDELENLVTVQRLMGQLDETETAFDDFWERHHTKLEQCLQLRHFEQHFREVRAQLDLTSDRLSGFSEVSVSPAHAEHVLRELGGQEEKACDVLDFALSLASEGDRLIENAHYAEDSIRPKCSELRGVCEEISATLRSKKSLLLKAMELHQALEKASCWCEEGIFLLASQPVDRCQSQDGAEAALQELERYLDTAAQHILADCSAICCQYEAVLTPQLKEQVEKMFHKQTSVQEMFEKRRISLKKLAAKQTRPVQPVAPRPEVKSPQTSPNQQRKERRYSADHVICKKSESPVQNGGTRHASLSEEEENLAVLRRHVMNELLETERAYVEELLCVLEGYLAEMDNPAMTHLIPGNLHSKKDVLFGNMSEIYQFHKRTFLKELEAYTDCPELVGRCFLERMKDLQIYEAYCQNKPRSESLWRQFSDCAFFQECQKKLEHKLGLDSYLLKPVQRITKYQLLLKELLKYSKSCDGCDDLQEALSSILGILKAVNDSMHLIAITGYEGNLSDLGRLLMQGSFSVWTEHKKGHAKVKDLARFKPMQRHLFLHEKALLFCKKREENGEGYEKAPSYSFKHSLSMSAVGITESAKGDNKKFEIWCNSRDEVFIVQAPTPEIKTSWVNEIRKVLTQQLKACRDATQQKTTDSPSSTSNSVSLSPFRSNVQKNQKKQVQEEKKVEPGPVPDTNPAPSTKHKGWSKTSLSVDASEDQDGYSSGEEPLNSDLEDDIGRKLAPGRYTVVADCEKVGPQELSVKSGDVVQLIREGEDGQWLVKNLHSSKEGWVAAANLLSFISESKSSQSLSSSDDSVSGNLSTSSSCSETYTSYSDIKP
- the mcf2la gene encoding guanine nucleotide exchange factor DBS isoform X4, whose translation is MKVVMLSSVTELHAYIDPGQLTTDLGGSQEYCHESWISHRTAIEAFALMVKTTAQTLQAFGTELAETELPNDADATIDLLHLHTLKKDRMKEDLQVALSQGRRLMECINEPLQTDPEYNMTHDELENLVTVQRLMGQLDETETAFDDFWERHHTKLEQCLQLRHFEQHFREVRAQLDLTSDRLSGFSEVSVSPAHAEHVLRELGGQEEKACDVLDFALSLASEGDRLIENAHYAEDSIRPKCSELRGVCEEISATLRSKKSLLLKAMELHQALEKASCWCEEGIFLLASQPVDRCQSQDGAEAALQELERYLDTAAQHILADCSAICCQYEAVLTPQLKEQVEKMFHKQTSVQEMFEKRRISLKKLAAKQTRPVQPVAPRPEVKSPQTSPNQQRKERRYSADHVICKKSESPVQNGGTRHASLSEEEENLAVLRRHVMNELLETERAYVEELLCVLEGYLAEMDNPAMTHLIPGNLHSKKDVLFGNMSEIYQFHKRTFLKELEAYTDCPELVGRCFLERMKDLQIYEAYCQNKPRSESLWRQFSDCAFFQECQKKLEHKLGLDSYLLKPVQRITKYQLLLKELLKYSKSCDGCDDLQEALSSILGILKAVNDSMHLIAITGYEGNLSDLGRLLMQGSFSVWTEHKKGHAKVKDLARFKPMQRHLFLHEKALLFCKKREENGEGYEKAPSYSFKHSLSMSAVGITESAKGDNKKFEIWCNSRDEVFIVQAPTPEIKTSWVNEIRKVLTQQLKACRDATQQKTTDSPSSTSNSVSLSPFRSNVQKNQKKQVQEEKKVEPGPVPDTNPAPSTKHKDEPLTSPTTDRSSVAKKRFTFSNLKSPKGSAMSPEHTSKRLSVKSDPTPFGFKGWSKTSLSVDASEDQDGYSSGEEPLNSDLEDDIGRKLAPGRYTVVADCEKVGPQELSVKSGDVVQLIREGEDGQWLVKNLHSSKEGWVAAANLLSFISESKSSQSLSSSDDSVSGNLSTSSSCSETYTSYSDIKP